From Thermodesulforhabdus norvegica, the proteins below share one genomic window:
- a CDS encoding DJ-1/PfpI family protein produces MARKILMLVGDYVEDYEAMVPFQALMMVGYTVHAVCPGKKAGDKVRTAVHDFEGDQTYSEKPGHNFTLNATFEEIDPAQYDGLVIPGGRAPEYIRLNPRVLEIVRHFAENNKPIAAICHGIQVLTAAGVLKGRACTAYPAVGPDVAEAGGTYVEVPVDKAFVDGNIVTAPAWPAHPEWLAKFLSLLGTTINHNR; encoded by the coding sequence ATGGCACGAAAAATATTAATGCTGGTGGGCGACTACGTTGAGGACTACGAGGCTATGGTACCCTTCCAGGCATTGATGATGGTGGGTTACACGGTTCATGCCGTATGTCCCGGCAAGAAAGCGGGAGACAAAGTAAGAACGGCCGTGCATGATTTCGAAGGAGACCAGACTTACAGCGAAAAACCGGGGCATAACTTTACGCTCAACGCTACCTTTGAGGAGATCGATCCTGCCCAGTACGACGGCCTTGTGATCCCGGGAGGCAGAGCTCCCGAGTACATAAGGCTGAACCCCCGGGTACTGGAGATCGTCAGGCACTTTGCCGAGAACAACAAGCCAATTGCGGCAATATGCCATGGTATCCAGGTACTTACCGCCGCGGGAGTGCTGAAGGGAAGAGCCTGTACCGCTTATCCCGCAGTAGGACCGGATGTGGCCGAGGCGGGTGGAACTTACGTTGAGGTCCCCGTGGACAAAGCTTTCGTCGATGGAAATATAGTAACCGCACCGGCATGGCCGGCTCATCCCGAATGGCTTGCAAAATTCCTCAGCCTTCTGGGAACCACGATAAACCATAACCGTTAG
- a CDS encoding M20 metallopeptidase family protein: MIVLPWHKWLVDLRRDFHSYPELAYQEYRTSEKIRAVLDELGVSYLHPVAETGVVAVLKARRDGPVRAFRADMDALPIEEKNSVPYASQNPGIMHACGHDGHMAIGLGIIRYLVERNWIKEGSGKILFFFQPAEEGGAGARQMLSSGLWDGEPVEGVYAFHLDPSVPLGVVGIAPEVSNASSETFEIRIRGRGGHGAYPVGADDVILAGSNLICQLHQLVSRVVSPLDAAVISVGSFHSGSAPNVLPSEAVIRGTIRTFDQNVLETLHERISSLCSGVSGVSRCKVDVVFLPGYPVMVNSGKLVKRAKRIIRKLLGVQAFIEQRPRMGSEDFAFFSQKWPSLLMYLGCGFPGEEPGRTLHSPFFDFDERALDVGVALGTELLLSHETFDENKAQ, translated from the coding sequence GTGATTGTATTGCCCTGGCATAAGTGGCTCGTCGATTTAAGAAGGGACTTTCATTCTTACCCGGAACTGGCATATCAGGAATACAGGACCTCCGAAAAGATCAGGGCCGTACTGGATGAACTCGGCGTGAGCTATCTTCATCCGGTGGCTGAAACCGGGGTTGTGGCCGTCCTCAAGGCCCGCAGGGACGGTCCGGTAAGGGCCTTTCGTGCCGATATGGATGCCCTGCCCATCGAAGAAAAAAATTCTGTGCCCTACGCCTCCCAAAACCCCGGCATAATGCATGCCTGTGGACACGATGGCCACATGGCCATCGGGCTGGGAATTATTCGATATCTTGTAGAGCGAAACTGGATAAAAGAGGGATCGGGAAAGATTCTGTTTTTCTTTCAGCCCGCCGAAGAAGGGGGTGCCGGAGCCCGTCAGATGCTTTCAAGCGGCCTCTGGGATGGTGAACCCGTGGAAGGCGTCTATGCCTTCCACCTCGACCCGTCCGTCCCTCTCGGCGTTGTCGGCATCGCTCCAGAGGTCAGTAACGCTTCGTCCGAAACCTTCGAAATACGGATACGCGGAAGAGGAGGACACGGGGCTTATCCGGTTGGAGCAGATGATGTAATCCTCGCCGGTTCCAACCTGATCTGTCAGCTTCACCAGCTCGTATCCAGGGTGGTTAGCCCTCTGGATGCGGCTGTTATTTCGGTCGGGTCGTTTCACTCGGGCAGCGCCCCGAATGTTCTGCCTTCTGAGGCCGTCATCAGGGGAACAATTCGCACCTTTGACCAGAATGTCCTGGAAACTTTACACGAGCGAATCAGTTCCCTTTGCTCCGGAGTTTCGGGGGTTTCAAGATGCAAGGTGGATGTCGTCTTCCTTCCCGGATATCCCGTCATGGTCAACAGCGGTAAGCTGGTCAAAAGGGCGAAGAGAATAATCCGTAAGCTTCTCGGAGTTCAAGCCTTCATAGAACAACGCCCCAGGATGGGTTCGGAAGACTTTGCCTTCTTTTCTCAAAAGTGGCCTTCCCTTCTTATGTATCTGGGATGTGGATTTCCGGGCGAAGAACCGGGCAGAACGCTGCATTCCCCCTTCTTCGACTTCGACGAACGTGCCCTTGACGTGGGGGTTGCTCTGGGAACGGAGCTCCTCCTTTCTCACGAAACCTTCGATGAGAATAAAGCACAATAG
- a CDS encoding KamA family radical SAM protein, which translates to MIRRMSNKISITASVTKQTSEREDEPPDDPPDIGLSEGGDESPEKLFCENLVRIGSPEYSTQDYRKFFRKRFYPHVTHREWKDWKWQVRNRIRSLKSAARCFVLTQAEQRALTEYGLSLPFAVTPYYASLVHPSDPDHPLRRCVIPLPQEFLRSPGESEDPLSEDKQSTVSGIVHRYPDRVLFLATGFCATYCRYCTRSRMVGHSAIGHFGKSYLDGAIEYIEKNPGIRDVLVSGGDPLTLSDDILDWILSRLRRIRHVEIIRIGTKVPVVLPQRITASLARLLRKYHPLWMSIHFTHPDEITPEVAEACERLTDAGIPLGSQTVLLKGINDSVETMRSLVHGLLRIRVRPYYLYQCDPIIGSSHFRTTVTRGLEIISGLRGHTTGYAVPTYVVDAPGGGGKIPLLPDYVKARDGDDLVVVNYEGREFRYPGAFRE; encoded by the coding sequence ATGATCAGGAGAATGTCTAATAAGATATCGATTACTGCGTCTGTCACAAAACAGACCTCGGAAAGAGAAGATGAGCCTCCGGATGATCCTCCAGACATCGGGCTGTCTGAAGGAGGCGATGAAAGCCCTGAGAAGTTGTTCTGCGAAAATCTGGTAAGGATCGGTTCTCCTGAATACTCCACCCAGGATTACAGAAAGTTTTTCAGGAAACGTTTCTATCCCCATGTTACTCATCGTGAGTGGAAAGACTGGAAATGGCAGGTGAGAAATCGCATAAGATCTTTAAAGAGTGCGGCGCGGTGCTTCGTGCTGACTCAGGCCGAGCAGAGAGCTCTCACGGAGTACGGGCTTAGTCTTCCTTTTGCGGTAACTCCCTACTATGCCAGCCTCGTTCATCCCTCCGATCCGGATCATCCCTTGAGGCGATGTGTTATACCTCTGCCGCAGGAATTCCTTCGATCTCCTGGGGAATCGGAGGACCCTCTATCGGAGGATAAACAATCGACCGTATCCGGAATAGTTCACCGTTATCCTGACAGGGTTCTTTTTCTGGCAACGGGGTTCTGTGCGACCTATTGCAGATACTGCACAAGGTCCCGGATGGTGGGGCATAGCGCAATCGGGCACTTTGGCAAAAGCTACCTTGATGGTGCTATTGAATATATCGAAAAGAACCCCGGAATCAGGGACGTTCTCGTGTCCGGTGGAGACCCTTTAACCCTCTCGGACGACATCCTGGACTGGATCTTATCACGGCTCAGGCGAATCCGCCATGTTGAGATTATCCGGATTGGAACCAAGGTTCCCGTCGTCCTACCCCAGAGAATAACGGCCTCTCTCGCGAGGCTATTGCGTAAATATCATCCTCTGTGGATGAGTATCCATTTCACACATCCTGACGAAATAACCCCGGAAGTGGCTGAGGCCTGCGAACGTCTTACAGATGCAGGGATCCCGCTGGGAAGTCAGACCGTCCTCCTTAAGGGCATAAACGATAGTGTTGAAACAATGAGAAGCCTCGTTCATGGGCTTCTAAGAATCAGAGTCAGGCCTTATTATCTCTACCAGTGTGACCCCATCATCGGCTCATCTCACTTCCGTACCACCGTCACCAGAGGACTTGAGATTATTTCGGGTCTTCGAGGGCATACGACGGGTTATGCCGTTCCCACCTATGTGGTAGATGCACCGGGAGGCGGAGGCAAAATTCCCCTGTTGCCCGATTACGTTAAGGCGAGAGACGGCGATGATCTCGTTGTTGTCAACTACGAGGGGCGTGAATTTCGTTATCCCGGAGCATTCAGGGAGTAA
- a CDS encoding D-alanine--D-alanine ligase family protein: MRIGITYDLKSEYILDGWTEEEAAEFDSEETVQAIEESLIGLGYEVERIGRISNLVEHLSRGNRWDLVFNIAEGAYGPGREAQIPGILEAYRIPYTFSDPVTLCLTLHKGYAKQIMLAKGIPTADFFILTDLDDLNSCNLNFPVFVKPIAEGTGKGISDRSVVKGMEELKEVCSFLLDFYKQPLLVESYLSGREFTVGIVGTGKRAHAIGVMEISFSKPEEAQVYSYEVKKRYQEFVIYRLVSDPEAMAALDLALEAWRALGCRDAGRVDIRSDEKGHPYFLEVNPLAGLHPIHSDLPILCRLAGIGYVDLIGMIVQEALRRYERKNVP, encoded by the coding sequence ATGCGCATAGGGATAACCTACGACCTGAAGTCCGAGTATATTCTGGACGGCTGGACTGAAGAAGAGGCGGCAGAATTCGACAGCGAAGAGACTGTGCAGGCCATCGAAGAAAGCCTCATTGGTTTGGGCTACGAGGTGGAAAGGATCGGCCGTATTTCCAATCTCGTAGAACATCTTTCTCGTGGAAATAGGTGGGATCTGGTTTTTAACATAGCCGAAGGCGCTTACGGGCCCGGCAGAGAAGCCCAGATACCGGGAATACTCGAGGCTTATCGAATTCCCTATACCTTTTCAGATCCGGTAACCCTTTGCCTGACACTTCATAAAGGTTACGCCAAACAAATAATGCTGGCAAAGGGCATACCTACCGCGGACTTTTTTATTTTAACCGATCTCGATGACCTTAATTCCTGCAATTTAAACTTTCCCGTCTTCGTCAAACCGATAGCCGAGGGAACGGGGAAAGGAATAAGTGACAGGTCGGTGGTGAAGGGGATGGAGGAGCTTAAGGAGGTGTGTTCGTTTTTGCTGGACTTTTATAAACAACCCCTGCTCGTAGAGTCCTATCTTAGCGGTCGTGAATTCACTGTGGGGATTGTAGGAACCGGTAAAAGGGCTCATGCTATCGGAGTAATGGAGATATCCTTTTCAAAACCCGAAGAGGCACAGGTCTATTCCTATGAAGTAAAGAAGCGTTATCAGGAGTTTGTGATTTACCGGCTTGTGTCTGATCCTGAAGCAATGGCTGCGCTGGATCTGGCCCTCGAGGCGTGGCGGGCGCTGGGATGTCGCGATGCAGGTAGAGTCGATATCCGCTCCGATGAAAAAGGTCATCCCTATTTTCTGGAAGTAAACCCTCTTGCAGGCCTCCATCCCATACACTCAGACCTCCCCATTCTCTGCCGGCTTGCTGGCATAGGGTATGTTGATCTTATCGGCATGATTGTTCAGGAGGCTCTGAGAAGATACGAAAGGAAGAATGTCCCATGA
- a CDS encoding DUF5818 domain-containing protein: protein MLSRLSKARLVLAILAVCMMVNVGLVFADEVTVKGVVSAKGDSFVLTADDGEYVLEGENIADYVDQTVEVTGSVSEKDGVKVLEVSSINKVE, encoded by the coding sequence ATGCTGAGCAGGTTGTCTAAGGCGAGGTTGGTATTAGCTATTCTTGCAGTATGCATGATGGTAAATGTAGGTCTTGTATTTGCTGACGAAGTAACGGTAAAGGGTGTGGTGAGTGCAAAGGGTGATAGCTTTGTGCTCACTGCAGATGATGGTGAGTACGTTCTTGAAGGAGAAAATATTGCCGATTATGTTGACCAGACGGTAGAGGTAACGGGTAGTGTCTCTGAGAAGGACGGTGTTAAAGTACTTGAGGTATCTTCAATAAATAAAGTAGAATAG